In the genome of Salinirussus salinus, one region contains:
- a CDS encoding argininosuccinate synthase, producing the protein MPEEPSRVALAFSGGLDTTVCVPLLEEEYGYDEVVGVTVDVGQPRKEFDEAEETAAALDVEHYVVDAREAFADLCLRSVKANATYQGYPLGTALARPVIAGAILDVALGEGCDAVAHGCTGKGNDQLRFEAVWRDSPLDVVAPVRELGLTRDWEQEYAAERGLPVEGGSEGRYSIDTNLWSRSIEGSELEDPATIPEDDIYDWTQTPGGKAAELVEVEFAEGEPVALDGEGVEPVELIETLNERAGAHGVGRTDMMEDRMLGLKVRENYEHPAATVLLTAHEALEQLVLTQEERQFKQQVDAQWAQKGYQGLVDAPLVDALEGFIDTTNERVTGTVTVKLEGGHCRPVARESEYAVYSESAASFDEEDVTGGITQEDATGVAKYHGFQSRLANRAIENARGTDGEE; encoded by the coding sequence ATGCCAGAGGAACCATCCCGCGTCGCGCTCGCCTTCTCGGGCGGGCTCGACACCACAGTCTGTGTACCGCTGCTCGAAGAGGAGTACGGCTACGACGAGGTGGTCGGCGTCACCGTCGACGTCGGCCAGCCCCGCAAGGAGTTCGACGAGGCCGAGGAGACCGCCGCCGCGCTCGACGTCGAGCACTACGTCGTCGACGCCCGCGAGGCGTTCGCCGACCTGTGCCTGCGGTCGGTGAAGGCAAACGCCACCTACCAGGGCTACCCCCTGGGGACGGCGCTCGCTCGCCCGGTCATCGCGGGAGCGATCCTCGACGTCGCCCTCGGGGAGGGGTGTGACGCCGTCGCCCACGGCTGCACCGGGAAGGGCAACGACCAGCTCCGGTTCGAGGCCGTCTGGCGGGATTCCCCGCTCGATGTGGTCGCGCCCGTCCGCGAACTCGGCCTGACCCGCGACTGGGAGCAGGAGTACGCCGCCGAGCGTGGCCTGCCCGTCGAGGGCGGCAGCGAGGGCCGCTACAGCATCGACACCAACCTCTGGAGCCGGTCGATCGAGGGCTCGGAGCTGGAGGACCCCGCGACCATCCCCGAGGACGACATCTACGACTGGACCCAGACCCCCGGGGGGAAGGCGGCCGAACTCGTCGAGGTCGAGTTCGCCGAGGGCGAGCCGGTCGCGCTGGATGGCGAGGGGGTCGAACCGGTCGAACTGATCGAGACGCTCAACGAGCGGGCCGGTGCCCACGGCGTCGGCCGGACCGACATGATGGAAGACCGGATGCTCGGGCTCAAGGTACGGGAAAACTACGAACACCCCGCAGCGACCGTCCTCCTGACGGCCCACGAGGCCCTCGAACAGCTCGTGCTCACCCAGGAGGAGCGCCAGTTCAAACAGCAGGTCGACGCCCAGTGGGCCCAGAAGGGGTACCAGGGGCTCGTGGATGCGCCGCTCGTGGATGCGCTGGAGGGCTTTATCGACACGACCAACGAGCGCGTCACCGGCACCGTCACCGTGAAACTGGAGGGCGGGCACTGCCGGCCGGTCGCCCGCGAGAGCGAGTACGCGGTGTACTCGGAGTCGGCGGCCTCCTTCGACGAGGAGGACGTCACCGGCGGCATCACCCAGGAGGACGCCACCGGCGTCGCCAAGTACCACGGCTTCCAGTCGCGGCTGGCCAACCGCGCCATCGAGAACGCGCGCGGCACGGACGGGGAGGAGTGA
- the argH gene encoding argininosuccinate lyase — translation MTGEGADDDGPGADGESVVRRDRFSGGPARAFLSSLADDERIFAADLAVDRAHVVMLAEQGIIEGEDAGAILSALAEIGDAGHAALPDGEDVHEAIETAVIDRVGPAGGRMHTARSRNDEVAACIRYRLREDLLKTLSTLVEAREQLLETAGGHTETVMPGYTHLQPAQPTTVAHWLCSYEEALARDTARLVDAYDRVNRSPLGAAAFAGTSFDVDRERTAGLLGFDGLVENATDAVSARDFLVETTAGMAGLATTLSGLAEDLVTMASKGHVALDDDYASTSSIMPQKKNPDTLELVRGRTGDAVAGLQGLLTTLKGLPRAYNRDLQRAGRHAWDVIDSTTGSVEVAVGAVATAEWPADTLEEAAGEGFSTATGAADLLAQAGVPFRTAHEVVARAAEGMAPGESAPGIDALDAAGEAVMGEPVTGRVDREALAGALDPAANVAMRDSRGGPAPEAVEAHLERAREGLAEDREALGRRRERVEDAGEQLNAEVATYV, via the coding sequence ATGACGGGGGAAGGTGCGGACGACGACGGACCCGGGGCGGACGGCGAGAGCGTCGTCCGCCGGGACCGCTTCTCCGGTGGCCCCGCCCGTGCCTTCCTCTCCTCACTTGCCGACGACGAGCGCATCTTCGCCGCCGACCTCGCCGTGGACCGGGCCCACGTCGTGATGCTCGCCGAACAGGGGATCATCGAGGGAGAGGACGCCGGGGCCATCCTGTCGGCGCTCGCCGAAATCGGGGACGCAGGTCACGCCGCGTTGCCCGACGGCGAGGACGTCCACGAGGCCATCGAGACGGCCGTCATCGACCGTGTCGGGCCCGCGGGTGGGCGGATGCACACCGCCCGCTCGCGCAACGACGAGGTGGCCGCCTGCATCCGCTACCGGCTGCGCGAGGACCTGCTCAAGACGCTTTCGACGCTGGTGGAGGCCCGCGAGCAGCTGCTGGAGACCGCCGGCGGACACACGGAAACGGTGATGCCCGGCTACACCCACCTCCAGCCGGCCCAGCCCACCACCGTCGCCCACTGGCTGTGCTCCTACGAGGAGGCACTGGCGCGAGACACCGCACGGCTGGTCGACGCCTACGACCGGGTCAACCGGTCGCCGCTGGGCGCGGCGGCCTTCGCCGGGACGAGCTTCGACGTCGACCGCGAGCGGACCGCCGGGCTGCTGGGATTCGACGGGCTGGTCGAGAACGCCACCGACGCGGTCTCCGCCCGCGATTTCCTCGTCGAGACGACGGCGGGGATGGCCGGGCTGGCGACGACGCTGTCGGGGCTTGCAGAGGACCTGGTGACGATGGCCAGCAAGGGTCACGTCGCACTGGACGACGACTACGCCTCGACCTCCTCCATCATGCCCCAGAAGAAAAACCCCGACACCCTCGAACTGGTGCGGGGCCGGACCGGCGACGCCGTGGCGGGGCTACAGGGCCTGCTGACGACGCTGAAGGGGCTGCCCCGCGCGTACAACCGCGACCTCCAGCGGGCCGGCCGGCACGCCTGGGACGTGATCGACAGCACGACCGGGAGCGTCGAGGTGGCCGTCGGCGCCGTCGCGACCGCCGAGTGGCCGGCCGACACGCTGGAGGAAGCGGCCGGCGAGGGTTTCTCGACGGCGACGGGCGCGGCGGACCTCCTGGCCCAGGCTGGCGTCCCCTTCCGGACGGCCCACGAGGTCGTCGCGCGGGCCGCCGAGGGGATGGCCCCCGGGGAGTCGGCGCCCGGCATCGACGCGCTGGACGCGGCGGGCGAGGCGGTGATGGGCGAGCCGGTGACCGGCCGCGTCGACCGCGAGGCGCTGGCCGGGGCGCTCGACCCCGCCGCGAACGTCGCGATGCGTGACTCGCGGGGCGGACCCGCCCCCGAGGCCGTCGAGGCCCACCTGGAGCGGGCCCGTGAGGGGCTCGCCGAGGACCGCGAGGCCCTCGGGCGGCGCCGCGAACGCGTCGAGGACGCAGGCGAGCAACTGAACGCGGAGGTGGCGACGTATGTCTGA
- the lysW gene encoding lysine biosynthesis protein LysW, which yields MADCIECGAEVSLHEDLEVGEIVDCATCGAELEVVGVDPVELDTAPELEEDWGE from the coding sequence ATGGCAGACTGCATCGAGTGCGGGGCCGAGGTCTCCCTGCACGAGGACCTCGAAGTCGGAGAGATCGTCGACTGCGCCACCTGCGGTGCCGAACTCGAGGTCGTCGGGGTCGACCCCGTCGAGCTCGACACGGCGCCCGAACTCGAGGAGGACTGGGGCGAGTGA
- the lysX gene encoding lysine biosynthesis protein LysX, with protein sequence MKVGLCYSRIRKDEKLLLGELRDRGHEVAKVDVRRQRFGLEEPPADMAGVDVLVDRCLATSRSRYVTRFADAYGIPIVNGAETARICADKVENSLALAGAGVPTPRTEVAFTKDTALEIVEDFGYPCVLKPVVGSWGRLMAKLESRSAAEAVLEHKETLGHYEHKVFYVQEFVEKPGRDIRVVATDGEPVAAMVRSSDHWLTNAAKGADVEPFELDEAARDLVARASDAVGGGLLGVDLMETGVDESGEPTGYTVHEVNHTVEFKALNDAVDADVPARVVDWLETVPEVHA encoded by the coding sequence ATGAAAGTCGGACTCTGCTACTCCCGGATCCGGAAAGACGAGAAACTCCTGCTCGGGGAGCTTCGCGACCGGGGACACGAGGTCGCCAAGGTCGACGTCCGCCGCCAGCGCTTCGGCCTCGAGGAGCCGCCGGCGGACATGGCCGGCGTCGACGTGCTCGTCGACCGGTGTCTCGCAACCAGCCGGAGCCGCTACGTCACCCGCTTTGCCGACGCCTACGGGATCCCCATCGTCAACGGCGCCGAGACCGCCCGGATCTGTGCGGATAAAGTCGAGAACTCCCTGGCGCTCGCGGGGGCGGGCGTTCCCACGCCGAGGACCGAGGTCGCGTTCACCAAGGACACGGCTCTGGAGATCGTCGAGGACTTCGGCTACCCGTGCGTGCTCAAGCCCGTCGTCGGGTCGTGGGGCCGGCTGATGGCGAAACTCGAGTCCCGGTCGGCCGCCGAGGCCGTCCTCGAGCACAAGGAGACGCTGGGCCACTACGAGCACAAGGTCTTCTACGTCCAGGAGTTCGTCGAGAAGCCCGGCCGCGACATCCGCGTGGTCGCCACCGACGGCGAGCCCGTCGCGGCGATGGTCCGCTCCTCGGACCACTGGCTGACGAACGCCGCCAAGGGCGCCGACGTCGAGCCCTTCGAGCTGGACGAGGCGGCCCGCGACCTGGTCGCGCGGGCCAGCGACGCCGTCGGCGGTGGGCTGTTGGGCGTCGATCTGATGGAAACCGGGGTCGACGAGAGCGGCGAGCCCACGGGCTACACCGTCCACGAGGTCAACCACACCGTCGAGTTCAAGGCCCTGAACGACGCCGTCGACGCCGACGTCCCCGCGCGGGTCGTCGACTGGCTGGAGACCGTGCCGGAGGTGCACGCATGA
- the argC gene encoding N-acetyl-gamma-glutamyl-phosphate reductase, which produces MTYTASVVGGSGFTGGELLRVLDGHPEFEVVQATSRSRTNKTVGYSHPNLRHLDLRFSDPEELESVDVLFAATPHGVSMGEIDRFREAAETVVDLSADFRLDTEAEYEEWYDGHERPELLEESVYALPELNREALPGADLIAAGGCNATATILGLMPLVEEGVLTGDEQVVVDVKVGSSEGGAGGGEAASHPERSGVVRPYAPTGHRHEAEIEAFLGLDVSFTVHAVDMTRGASATCHVFPGEPVSKGDLWGAYRGAYEEEPFVELVAGGGGVYRYPEPKAVAGTNRAEVGFELDPSNKRIVCFAAIDNMLKGSAGQAVHAANVALGVEETAGLDFRGLHPVGAP; this is translated from the coding sequence ATGACCTACACCGCAAGTGTCGTCGGCGGGTCGGGCTTCACCGGCGGCGAGCTGCTGCGGGTGCTGGACGGTCACCCCGAGTTCGAGGTCGTCCAGGCCACCAGCCGCTCGCGCACCAACAAGACGGTCGGGTACTCGCATCCCAACCTCCGGCACCTCGATTTGCGCTTCTCCGATCCCGAAGAGCTGGAGTCGGTAGACGTGCTCTTCGCCGCCACCCCCCACGGCGTCTCGATGGGCGAGATCGACCGGTTCCGCGAGGCGGCCGAGACGGTCGTCGACCTCTCGGCGGACTTCCGGCTCGACACCGAGGCGGAGTACGAGGAGTGGTACGACGGCCACGAGCGGCCCGAACTCCTGGAGGAGTCGGTGTACGCCCTGCCGGAGCTCAACCGCGAGGCGCTGCCCGGCGCCGACCTGATCGCCGCAGGGGGCTGTAACGCGACGGCGACGATCCTGGGGCTCATGCCGCTCGTGGAGGAGGGCGTGCTGACCGGCGACGAGCAGGTCGTCGTCGACGTGAAGGTGGGCTCCAGCGAGGGTGGCGCGGGCGGCGGCGAGGCCGCCTCCCACCCCGAGCGCTCGGGCGTCGTCAGACCGTACGCCCCGACGGGCCACCGCCACGAGGCCGAGATCGAGGCCTTCCTCGGGCTCGACGTCTCCTTTACCGTCCACGCGGTGGACATGACCCGGGGCGCGTCGGCGACGTGTCACGTCTTCCCCGGCGAGCCCGTCTCGAAAGGGGACCTGTGGGGCGCCTACCGGGGCGCCTACGAGGAGGAACCGTTCGTCGAGCTGGTCGCGGGCGGCGGGGGGGTGTACCGCTACCCCGAGCCCAAGGCCGTCGCGGGCACCAACCGCGCGGAGGTCGGCTTCGAGCTCGACCCCTCGAACAAGCGTATCGTCTGTTTCGCCGCGATAGACAACATGCTCAAAGGCTCCGCGGGCCAGGCCGTCCACGCCGCCAACGTCGCGCTCGGGGTCGAGGAGACGGCCGGCCTGGACTTCCGCGGGCTGCACCCTGTCGGCGCACCATGA
- a CDS encoding acetylglutamate/acetylaminoadipate kinase, with amino-acid sequence MIVIKIGGARAVDPAGALADVAALVKSEAEGGDHEAEDVVVVHGGSTAVDETLERLGIEPEYVETPSGVKGRFTDEETMEVFEMVMPGLVNTELVASLQSEGVDAVGLSGVDGKLLHGPRKSAVRVVEDGKRKVRRGDHSGTPREVNADLLAGLVADGYTPVVSPPMAGADDDAITPVNTDADRAAAAIAGALDATLLLLTDVPGILEDPDDRSTLVREVDEPAEWDHLQSLAEGGMGRKVMAAGEALEGGAAEVVVADANLDRPVMTALEGDGTHIYPDALEGDT; translated from the coding sequence ATGATAGTCATCAAGATCGGGGGTGCCCGCGCGGTCGACCCCGCGGGCGCGCTCGCGGACGTGGCAGCGCTCGTCAAAAGCGAGGCGGAGGGCGGGGACCACGAGGCCGAGGACGTGGTCGTGGTCCACGGCGGCTCGACGGCCGTCGACGAGACCCTCGAGCGGCTGGGCATCGAGCCGGAGTACGTCGAGACTCCCTCGGGCGTCAAGGGTCGGTTCACCGACGAGGAGACCATGGAGGTCTTCGAGATGGTGATGCCCGGACTGGTGAACACCGAACTCGTCGCCAGCCTGCAAAGCGAGGGCGTCGACGCCGTCGGGCTCTCGGGTGTGGACGGCAAACTCCTGCACGGCCCCCGGAAGTCGGCGGTCCGGGTCGTCGAGGACGGCAAGCGGAAGGTCCGCCGGGGCGACCACTCCGGCACGCCAAGGGAGGTCAACGCCGACCTGCTGGCCGGGCTTGTCGCCGACGGCTACACCCCGGTCGTGAGCCCGCCGATGGCCGGCGCTGATGACGACGCAATCACGCCGGTCAACACGGACGCCGACCGCGCGGCGGCGGCCATCGCCGGCGCGCTCGACGCGACCCTGCTGTTGCTGACGGACGTCCCCGGCATCCTCGAGGACCCGGACGACCGGAGCACGCTGGTCCGCGAGGTCGACGAGCCCGCGGAGTGGGACCACCTGCAGTCACTCGCGGAGGGAGGCATGGGCCGGAAGGTGATGGCCGCCGGCGAGGCCCTGGAGGGCGGCGCCGCCGAAGTGGTGGTCGCGGACGCGAACCTCGACCGGCCGGTGATGACCGCCCTGGAGGGAGACGGGACACATATCTATCCGGACGCCCTGGAGGGGGACACATGA
- a CDS encoding aspartate aminotransferase family protein gives MSGFVFAEKPIRIEEGDGVYLYDDSGTEYLDAGASYACVPLGHGHEAVQTAVRDQLDRLTYVQASYPVGVRTELYELLADTAPGDIGKTWLCNSGTEANEAALKFARAATGEGQTKIIATMQGFHGRTMGALSTTWKDKYKKPYEPLVGDVDFVPYGDADAVREAVDDETAAVIVEPIQGEGGINPPTKEFLEAAREATDEAGAALVFDEVQTGMGRTGTLWAAEWTGVVPDMLTTAKGLGNGLPVGATLCRDWVAEDYGSHASTFSGGPVISAAAKATVETVRGEDLPAHAADVGAYLREELAGTLENAREVRGEGLMVGVEVKRGANRYLKQLAMDHQVLALPAGRTVVRLLPPLTLERKHADRIVEAMAEVVG, from the coding sequence ATGAGCGGCTTCGTCTTCGCCGAGAAGCCCATCCGGATCGAGGAGGGCGACGGCGTCTACCTCTACGACGACTCGGGGACGGAGTACCTCGACGCCGGCGCCAGCTACGCCTGTGTCCCGCTGGGCCACGGCCACGAGGCCGTCCAGACGGCCGTCCGCGACCAGCTCGACCGGCTGACCTACGTCCAGGCCTCCTACCCCGTCGGAGTCCGGACCGAGCTGTACGAGCTGCTGGCCGACACCGCCCCCGGCGACATCGGGAAGACCTGGCTCTGTAACTCCGGGACTGAGGCGAACGAGGCCGCGCTGAAGTTCGCCCGCGCCGCCACCGGCGAGGGGCAGACGAAGATCATCGCCACCATGCAGGGCTTTCACGGCCGCACCATGGGAGCGCTGTCGACGACCTGGAAGGACAAGTACAAGAAACCCTACGAGCCCCTGGTCGGGGACGTCGACTTCGTTCCGTATGGTGACGCGGACGCGGTCCGGGAGGCCGTCGACGACGAGACCGCCGCGGTGATCGTCGAGCCCATCCAGGGGGAGGGCGGGATCAACCCCCCCACGAAGGAGTTCCTCGAGGCCGCCCGCGAGGCGACCGACGAGGCGGGCGCGGCCCTGGTCTTCGACGAGGTCCAGACCGGGATGGGCCGGACGGGGACGCTGTGGGCCGCCGAGTGGACCGGCGTCGTCCCGGACATGCTCACCACCGCGAAGGGGCTGGGCAACGGCCTGCCCGTCGGCGCCACCCTGTGCCGGGACTGGGTCGCGGAGGACTACGGCTCCCACGCCTCCACCTTCTCCGGCGGGCCGGTCATCTCGGCGGCCGCGAAGGCGACCGTCGAGACCGTCCGCGGGGAGGACCTGCCCGCCCACGCCGCGGACGTGGGGGCGTACCTCCGCGAGGAGCTGGCGGGAACGCTCGAAAACGCCCGCGAGGTCCGGGGCGAGGGGCTGATGGTCGGTGTCGAGGTCAAGCGGGGCGCCAACCGCTATCTGAAGCAGCTTGCCATGGACCACCAGGTGCTGGCGCTGCCGGCGGGCCGGACCGTCGTCCGGTTGCTCCCGCCGCTGACCCTCGAGCGGAAGCACGCCGACCGTATCGTCGAGGCGATGGCGGAGGTGGTCGGATGA
- a CDS encoding [LysW]-lysine hydrolase, whose protein sequence is MTTAQRAATESRELLEKLVSVPSVTGDERACAEQLKGYFERHGREAYVDEVGNLRAPADDGVLLTSHIDTVPGDIPVRVEEMPHVDVRWGGDEPPEGIEGTGTVDVLWGRGSVDAKGPLAAMAVAAVRTGASFAGVVGEEVDSRGGRHLVEDRPAPDAVINGEPSGWEGITLGYRGLLAGTYVATSESGHSSRPDANAIQEGIAWWNRVEEEFGHDEWVPVFERVTPKPVSFEGGMTDDGLSVETTIDVQLRVPPEFTTDEVREIADGHLELGTVNWDDRVEPVMQSPRTPVARAFRAAIRGRGGDPRLLRKTGTSDMNVYAQHWDCPMVTYGPGNSDLDHAPNEHLGLAEYDETVAILEDVTERLLEE, encoded by the coding sequence ATGACGACCGCCCAGCGCGCGGCGACCGAGTCCCGGGAGCTGCTGGAGAAGCTGGTCTCGGTCCCCTCGGTCACCGGCGACGAGCGGGCCTGCGCCGAGCAGCTGAAGGGGTACTTCGAGCGCCACGGCCGGGAGGCATACGTCGACGAGGTCGGGAACCTCCGGGCGCCCGCCGACGACGGCGTCCTCCTGACCTCCCACATCGACACCGTTCCCGGGGACATCCCCGTCCGGGTCGAGGAGATGCCCCACGTCGACGTCCGCTGGGGTGGCGACGAACCACCGGAAGGCATCGAGGGTACCGGCACGGTCGACGTGCTCTGGGGCCGGGGGAGCGTCGACGCGAAGGGCCCGCTTGCTGCGATGGCCGTCGCCGCGGTCCGGACGGGCGCAAGCTTCGCCGGCGTCGTCGGCGAGGAGGTCGACTCCCGGGGCGGGCGCCACCTCGTCGAGGACCGCCCGGCCCCCGACGCCGTCATCAACGGCGAACCGTCCGGCTGGGAGGGGATCACCCTCGGGTACCGGGGCCTGCTCGCGGGCACCTACGTCGCCACCTCCGAGTCCGGTCACTCCTCGCGGCCCGACGCGAACGCCATCCAGGAGGGGATCGCGTGGTGGAACCGCGTCGAGGAGGAGTTCGGCCACGACGAGTGGGTCCCCGTCTTCGAGCGCGTGACGCCCAAGCCCGTCTCCTTCGAGGGCGGGATGACCGACGACGGGCTCTCCGTGGAGACCACCATCGACGTCCAGCTCCGGGTCCCCCCGGAGTTCACCACCGACGAGGTCCGCGAGATCGCGGACGGTCACCTCGAACTCGGGACGGTCAACTGGGACGACAGGGTGGAGCCGGTGATGCAGAGCCCCCGGACCCCCGTCGCGCGGGCGTTCCGCGCGGCCATCCGCGGGCGCGGGGGGGACCCCCGCCTGCTCCGCAAGACCGGCACCAGCGACATGAACGTCTACGCACAGCACTGGGACTGTCCGATGGTCACCTACGGCCCCGGTAACTCCGACCTGGACCACGCGCCGAACGAACACCTCGGGCTGGCCGAGTACGACGAGACCGTGGCCATCCTCGAGGACGTCACCGAGCGCCTGCTGGAGGAATGA
- the argF gene encoding ornithine carbamoyltransferase has product MDLVDIDDLSVTDLGAVLDRAAELKAGSGPEAGTSAGQPLDGQTLAMIFEKPSTRTRVSFETGMTQLGGHAIFLGPDDIHLGHGEPIRDTARAVSRYADFIMARVFDHTDVEGLAEYATVPVVNGLTDDAHPCQTLADLLTVREKFGFDSHVAWVGDGNNVCQSFVLGAAMVGLDVTVATPEGYGIDDAVYERAAELGDPPERTTDPEAAVADADVVYTDVWVSMGQEDEREEKLRAFEGFQVTTELLGDRPLMHCLPAHRGEEVTDEALESDNAIVWDQAENRMHAQNGLLVWLAERS; this is encoded by the coding sequence ATGGACCTGGTAGACATCGACGACCTGAGCGTCACGGACCTGGGCGCCGTGCTCGACCGCGCGGCCGAACTGAAGGCCGGAAGCGGCCCGGAGGCGGGGACGAGCGCCGGCCAGCCCCTCGACGGACAGACGCTGGCGATGATCTTCGAGAAACCCTCGACGCGAACGCGTGTCTCCTTCGAGACCGGCATGACCCAGCTGGGCGGGCACGCCATCTTCCTTGGTCCCGACGACATCCACCTGGGCCACGGCGAGCCGATCAGGGACACCGCCCGCGCGGTCTCCCGGTACGCCGACTTCATCATGGCGCGGGTGTTCGACCACACGGACGTCGAGGGACTGGCGGAGTACGCCACCGTCCCGGTGGTCAACGGGCTGACCGACGACGCCCACCCCTGCCAGACGCTCGCGGACCTTTTGACCGTCCGCGAGAAGTTCGGCTTCGACAGCCACGTCGCGTGGGTCGGGGACGGCAACAACGTCTGCCAGTCCTTCGTGCTCGGGGCGGCGATGGTCGGGCTGGACGTGACCGTCGCCACCCCCGAGGGGTACGGCATCGACGACGCCGTCTACGAGCGCGCGGCCGAACTCGGGGATCCGCCCGAGCGCACGACCGACCCCGAAGCCGCCGTGGCCGACGCCGACGTCGTCTACACGGACGTCTGGGTCTCGATGGGCCAGGAGGACGAACGCGAGGAGAAGCTCCGGGCCTTCGAGGGCTTCCAAGTGACGACCGAACTGCTGGGCGACCGGCCGCTGATGCACTGCCTGCCGGCCCACCGCGGCGAGGAGGTCACCGACGAGGCCCTGGAGAGCGACAACGCCATCGTCTGGGACCAGGCGGAAAACCGGATGCACGCGCAGAACGGCCTGCTGGTGTGGCTGGCAGAACGGTCGTGA
- a CDS encoding MOSC domain-containing protein: MPTVRQLWTAPAGGEPMEACDSVTAVANGGLRGDRYFTGEGYYSPYDVCQVTFVDSRALARIDEEYGIDLTDGRHRRNVVVDADVVDLLQVRFRVGGAVFEGTRRRPPCAHVEQVAGEAGVAEALGEERGGVCADVVEGGDVAVGDELVVEERYDEPEKLAAAIRERYEREE; encoded by the coding sequence ATGCCCACAGTCAGACAGCTCTGGACCGCGCCGGCGGGAGGGGAGCCGATGGAGGCCTGCGACTCGGTCACCGCGGTCGCAAACGGCGGCCTGCGCGGCGACCGCTACTTCACCGGCGAGGGCTACTACTCGCCCTATGACGTCTGTCAGGTCACCTTCGTCGACAGCCGGGCGCTCGCCCGCATCGACGAGGAGTACGGCATCGACCTGACCGACGGGCGCCACCGCCGCAACGTCGTCGTCGACGCGGACGTGGTAGACCTCCTGCAGGTCCGCTTTCGCGTGGGCGGGGCGGTCTTCGAGGGGACCCGGCGGCGGCCACCCTGTGCTCACGTCGAGCAGGTCGCCGGCGAGGCGGGCGTGGCGGAGGCGCTGGGCGAGGAACGCGGCGGGGTCTGTGCAGATGTAGTCGAGGGCGGCGACGTAGCTGTGGGGGACGAACTGGTCGTGGAGGAGCGCTACGACGAGCCGGAGAAGCTGGCCGCGGCGATCCGGGAGCGGTACGAGAGAGAGGAGTAA
- a CDS encoding GTP cyclohydrolase III — MTNTQVTLIQIDNYGPWTTTPEPRREVDLQTLQSRLYADISQLVGNREGYAFFARFDNMLTVTNGLGMDAHRLIQESIANRYPVTASMSVAAGPSPIEALGRASDRLQDAGSAQDSERREILRGETLAEADRSDEDVQIAHFDVDDATGKYTDQLNEFDTFIHIEQGYAELMRYMRRAHDSLAFFVGGDNVIAVCSDVEEAGYRDAVAHVEDAVGVELKVGVGRARTAQTAGMDAKHALEDCRENGSSVELGW; from the coding sequence GTGACGAACACGCAGGTCACCCTGATCCAGATCGACAACTACGGCCCGTGGACGACGACCCCGGAGCCGCGCCGCGAGGTCGACCTGCAGACGCTCCAGTCGCGGCTCTACGCCGACATCTCCCAGCTGGTCGGCAACCGCGAGGGGTATGCCTTCTTCGCCCGCTTCGATAACATGCTCACCGTCACCAACGGGCTCGGGATGGACGCCCACCGGCTGATCCAGGAGTCCATCGCCAACCGTTACCCCGTGACCGCGAGCATGAGCGTCGCCGCCGGCCCTTCCCCCATCGAGGCGCTGGGGCGGGCCTCCGACCGGCTCCAGGACGCCGGCTCCGCCCAGGACAGCGAGCGCCGGGAGATCCTCCGCGGGGAGACCCTCGCCGAGGCCGACCGCAGCGACGAGGATGTCCAGATCGCCCACTTCGACGTCGACGACGCCACCGGGAAGTACACCGACCAGCTCAACGAGTTCGACACCTTCATCCACATCGAGCAGGGCTACGCCGAGCTCATGCGGTACATGCGCCGGGCCCACGACTCGCTCGCCTTCTTCGTCGGCGGGGACAACGTCATCGCGGTCTGCTCGGACGTCGAGGAGGCCGGCTACCGCGACGCGGTCGCCCACGTCGAGGACGCCGTCGGCGTCGAGCTCAAGGTCGGCGTCGGCCGCGCCCGGACCGCCCAGACCGCCGGGATGGACGCCAAACACGCCCTGGAGGACTGCCGGGAGAACGGCTCCAGCGTCGAACTCGGCTGGTAG